A DNA window from Canis lupus dingo isolate Sandy chromosome 2, ASM325472v2, whole genome shotgun sequence contains the following coding sequences:
- the CAMK2N1 gene encoding calcium/calmodulin-dependent protein kinase II inhibitor 1, which translates to MSEVLPYGDEKLSPYGDGGDVGQIFSCRLQDTNNFFGAGQNKRPPKLGQIGRSKRVVIEDDRIDDVLKNMTDKAPPGV; encoded by the exons ATGTCGGAGGTGCTGCCCTACGGCGACGAGAAGCTGAGCCCCTACGGCGACGGCGGCGACGTGGGCCAGATCTTCTCCTGCCGCCTGCAGGACACCAACAACTTCTTCGGCGCCGGGCAGAACAAGCGGCCGCCCAAGCTGGGCCAGATCGGCCGGAGCAAGCGGG TTGTTATTGAAGATGATAGAATTGATGACGTGCTGAAAAATATGACAGACAAGGCACCTCCTGGTGTCTAA
- the MUL1 gene encoding mitochondrial ubiquitin ligase activator of NFKB 1 gives MESGGRPSLGQFILLGTSSVVTAVLYSVYRQKAQVAQELKGAKRIHLGEDLKSILSEAPGKCVPYAVIEGAVRSVKETLNSQFVENCKGVIQRLTLQEHKMVWNRTTHLWNDYSKIIHQRTNTVPFDLVPHEDGVGVAVRVLKPLDSQDLGLETVYEKFHPSIQSFTDVIGHYISGERPKGIQETEEMLKVGATLTGVGELVLDNNSVRLQPPKQGMQYYLSSQDFDSLLQRQESSVRLWKVLTLVFGFATCAALFFILRKHYLQRQERQRLRQMEKEFQEHEAQLLSRAKPEDRESLKSACVVCLNSFKSCVFLECGHVCSCAECYRALPEPKRCPICRQEITRVIPLYNS, from the exons ATGGAGAGCGGGGGGCGGCCCTCGCTGGGCCAGTTCATCCTCCTGGGCACCAGCTCTGTCGTCACCGCCGTCCTGTACTCCGTGTACCGGCAGAAGGCCCAGGTCGCCCAGGAGCTCAAG GGAGCTAAAAGAATCCACCTGGGCGAAGACTTAAAGAGCATTCTTTCAGAAGCTCCAGGAAAATGTGTGCCTTATGCTGTAATTGAAG gAGCTGTTCGATCTGTTAAAGAAACACTTAATAGCCAGTTCGTGGAAAATTGCAAGGGAGTGATTCAGCGGCTGACACTGCAGGAGCACAAGATGGTGTGGAATCGGACAACCCACCTTTG GAATGACTATTCCAAGATCATTCACCAGAGGACCAACACGGTGCCCTTTGACCTGGTACCCCACGAGGATGGCGTGGGCGTGGCTGTGCGAGTGCTGAAGCCCCTGGACTCGCAGGATCTGGGCCTGGAGACAGTGTACGAGAAGTTCCACCCCTCCATCCAGTCCTTCACCGATGTCATTGGCCACTATATCAGCGGCGAGCGGCCCAAAGGCATCCAGGAGACCGAGGAGATGCTGAAGGTTGGTGCTACCCTCACAGGGGTAGGCGAGCTGGTCCTGGACAACAACTCCGTCCGCCTGCAGCCCCCCAAGCAGGGCATGCAGTACTACCTGAGCAGCCAGGACTTCGACAGCCTGCTGCAGAGGCAGGAGTCAAGCGTCAGACTCTGGAAGGTCCTGACGCTGGTCTTTGGCTTTGCCACCTGCGCGGCCCTCTTCTTCATTCTGCGGAAGCACTACCTGCAGCGGCAGGAGAGGCAGCGCCtcagacagatggagaaggagtTCCAGGAGCACGAGGCCCAGCTGCTGAGCCGCGCCAAGCCCGAGGACAGGGAGAGTCTCAAGAGTGCCTGTGTCGTGTGTCTGAACAGCTTCAAGTCCTGCGTCTTTCTGGAGTGTGGGCATGTCTGCTCCTGTGCCGAGTGTTACCGCGCCTTGCCAGAGCCCAAGAGGTGCCCCATCTGCAGACAGGAGATCACCCGGGTCATTCCGTTGTACAATAGCTAA